In Cryptomeria japonica chromosome 5, Sugi_1.0, whole genome shotgun sequence, the genomic window CCCTCAATGTTGTGTCAACATTACAACATGAATAAAAATTCTAATAACCAAAAAAGAAATCATCGAATATTGGAGCTTCATGCTAACTGATCAGGTAAATGAAAGAGTTTGGTTCCAAAACTCAGCAGTTCAGAAATCCATGAAAAGTACTTTGACAGTCAAGTTACGCCAATTGTTTGTAATCTTAAATAAACAATTAGTCAGGAGTTGGGCTTCCTTGATTAAGCTCAGCAAACCTCAGACTGACCCTCATAGAATGTTTCAAATATTTCTCTGCACACCGCTGAACACATGTTTCTTCCTGTTTGTCCAAAGTCTTGCGTCGAAAACTATCAACACAATTATTGAAGCACCTTTCCACCAACGAATTATACATCCTCAAACTGTAAAAAAGTAAACAAGAGACTAAGCATTAGCAAAGACAGGTCATACAGCAAATTATTGAGATTTGGTTTCTTACACAGAATTTACAATCTCCAAATTAGTGTGTATGCAACAGTCTAATTTTCTGC contains:
- the LOC131072700 gene encoding mitochondrial import inner membrane translocase subunit Tim9, which translates into the protein MDKSMLGDLANMPEEDQQRMSNMIDQLQIRDSLRMYNSLVERCFNNCVDSFRRKTLDKQEETCVQRCAEKYLKHSMRVSLRFAELNQGSPTPD